GTAAAGTCTGCAATGATTAGTCCATAATGAATGCCTTAAGTCTTAACCATATTCTGCCCAAAAATATTCTTCAATATCAACTTCCAAAAGTGAGCAAAGACAGCCTATTGCTATAAAAAAAAATAGGCAGATAAGTTCCTAAGCTCCTGATATGACGAAACTAATGTACTAGCATTATATATTATTATGGTATATCAATACAGAACTGTCAACATGAATGTGCTAGTTTATGTACCATGCAACTTTCAGAAGTCTGTAATTAGCAATCCATGTCTACAACCATGACAATCAATATAGTAGTTCATATGAACACAGCAAGAAACAATAGAACAAGGAAATCTGGACATACTAAAAGAAGCAAAGCACTATAAATCAAGATACTGGAACAATGATCATTGTAAACCAAGAAACCTTTCATAATTATATAATTTGTATTCTAGTCTTTTTTTTTAGATAACTTCGTATTCTTGTCTACTTATGCAGGCTGTAGACAAGACCAGATTGCTGAGAATAAATGGAAAGGCTTGTCATTTAGCCTATAGCTGATGAAATTTGGTACACTTCCTCCAGCAGATATTCTAATCACCACAAATTAATGCATAGAAAATTTGCTTACGCTACTAGCTTGCACAACATTCACATTACAGTGAAAGAAACCAAAAGACCATTAGAAAACTATCGACATAACTCACTTGAAGTAACCCATGCAATCAACCAGAAGAACTATCTACCAGCAGCAGCATGCGAGAAAACTATACAAATATAAGCAGAAGATGAATTGGTGACAAATACCAGAATATGAAGGCTCTCCATGTTGGGAAAGCATCTGAGGAAGGTGGGCAGCATCTTGACATCATTGCGAACTCCGAAGCGCACAATCAAACTAAGAAACCTCACGCTTGTGACCATGGTACTTGTGCTCGGCTTTATCCCAGCCTGAAATTCGCCCAATTCAATGAAGGAAGATCACACATTGAGTCATGGACCTCCACCCGTTGGACATATATTTGCTAATTAACCATATGGACAGACTGGGGACGGGAGATGTACCATGATGATGGTGTCTCGGATCTCTAGGACGTGAACCGGCTCCAAGTATCCAAAAGCTTGCAGCTTGGGGGCATCACCAATCCTAACTCGGGTGCACAAGCCATGCCCGGTGGCGGTGTTGCAAGATGCATACAGATTGAGCCGTTCCAGGCGTGGAGCCTTCACCACTGTGATGTTCTCCATAATCGAGAGGCAGATTTGCACGCACCGGAGGCTCTGGCTGACGACGCGGAGACGCAAGCCCTTGAAGCATGCGAGGATGTTGAGGATCTCCAGGACGGGGCTCCTGGCGACGAGGGAGTCGATGTCGCCGTGCTCCATCTCGACGCAGCAgaggccgagctcgcggaggTGGGGCAAGGAGGCGCCACGCAGGGCGGCCGCGCCGGGCAACTTCCAGAGGCCGAGGTAGAGGCGGGTGAGGGTGCTGATGCTGAGGAGCGTGGCGGGGAGGGGCACGTCGCGCGGCCAGGGGCGGTTGACGAGGACCAGGTCCTGGACGCCCTTGGCGGCGAGGAGCTGGAGCCAGCGCGCGAGCTGGGGGCGGTGCGCGCCCATGCGGCTGCACACGAGGTGGACGCAGCTGAAGGGCCCCGGGTGGGCCTCGAGGATGctggagacggcggcggcgacgggcggCGAGCTGGCGGAGTAGGTCGGGGGAAAGCCCTGGCCTTTGGGGAGGAGGTGGGCGTCGATGAGGACGAGCGGCGTGGAGTGCCAGATCGTCCGCCAGCGCCAGGAGAGCACGGCGGTGCGCGCGGCGTCCTTGACGGGGAGGCGGGAGACGATCTTGCGCCGGAGCTCGCGGGGGAGGCGGGTGAGGCGGTCGGCGCCGTCGGGAGTGGCGAGGGCGGGGGGCAGCCGCCGGCCGTCGTAGAGCGGGAAGTCGGGGAGGCTGGCGTAGATGTAGGATAGCATGACCTCCATGGACTGGTCCAGCTCGTGCGGGTCGGAGCCCTTGCGCCGGGatggagatcaggtgacatgcaaacGGCATGTCACCGTGTACCCAGCGGCCTCAAATCCAACGTTCAACCAGCATCTAACGGAGGGACACGCAGCACAGTACTTCAACGCAAAAAAGGCAACCGAGTCAAAGCAGGACCAAATCGTGGAGGGCGCGGTCAGCTCCTCTTCTCGCGCGGGAAGGCGGGGAAGAGTGAGGGATTGGCGCCACGATtcgccggcgcctcctcttctcgCGCGCTTCGCTGGCGGCCCCCGCTCTCCGCCGCGCCAACCCGTCGAGCGCCGCCGCTGAGGAGCGCCGCCGGCAACCAGCGTCGTCCGCCGCGCCAACCCGTCGAGCGCCGCCGCGGGAACCAGGGACGAGCGCCGGCCGCCGCGGGAACCAAGGGACGAGCGCCTGACGACCCAAGGACGAGCGCCGGCCGCCGCGGTAGCCAAGGGAGGAGCGCCGGCCGCCGCGGTAGCGCGCCTGACGGAAGAGCGCCCGACGCTTCACGGGTAAATTTCTTCTGTTTCCAACTTGTGTTTCTCTGCAGTTGATTAGATGAGATGCTTAACCACTCCCTGGCATATTAGTATTCTGCTATCACCGACACAGTAGCAGACTAGTTTTTCGTTTCAGTTTCCAGCGTTTATAAGAACTAGCTGTTCAAGCTCTGAAGCATCCCTGCCATAGCACAATCCCAGTGAAGGCGTTTACCCAGTTTTGATCGGCTATGTCTACATTTTGTCTAGAACTTCAGAAATTATATGTAGTATTGCTTTTACCTTGTTCCACTAAGTTGTATGCACTGTTTTTTAATTTGGCAGAATTGAGTGTTGTGCGATGGGATCGATTGGCAACAGGATACCCGAAGTTGGTATGCGGTTCAGAAATTCGGATGAGGCTTGGGATTTCTGGGTGCAATATGGTGGTCACATAGGCTTTGATGTGAGGAAAAGAAATACCATCAAAAGCAGAACTGATGGAACAATCACTTCATGTAGGTTTGTTTGTTCAAATGAAGGTTTTCGAAGGAAAAGTCAACTAGATCATGAGCCGAAGCGCATTAGAGCTGAAACAAGAACCAATTGTAAAGTTCGGATGATTGTTTCATTTGATCGAGTGGCCAAATTTTTTGAAGTCACCGAAGTTGATTTGGAACACAATCACCTCCTTCAATTGCCGCAAACCTGTTACTTGTTGGCATCACAAAGGAAGATTTCAGATGTGCAAGCTTTAGAGATAGAAACAGCCGATGATTCTGgaattatgccaaaagcttcacatGAGTTTGCATGTCGTCTAGCTGGTGGGAAGTTCAATGTTGGTTACACTTTGACTGACCAGAAGAATCATCTGCGAACCAAGCGGCAGCGGGAGATGGCTTATGGACAGGCCGGTAGTATGTTGAAGTTCTTTCGTGACAAGATAGGTGAGAATCCATCATTCCAATATCATTTGCAGTTGGATTGTGAGGAGCATATAGCCAACATATTCTGGGCTGATGCTAAAATGCTACTTGACTATGCACACTTTGGTGATGTTGTCACTTTTGACACTACATTTGGCACGAACAAAGAGTATAGGCCATTTGGTATTTTTCTTGGGCTCAATCAGTTTAGAGAAACAACCATTTTTGGTGCTGCACTGATGTTTGATGAAACACGCGACTCATTTATATGGCTCTTTGAGACATTTCTAGCCGCACACAATGGAAGGCAGCCTAGAACTATCTATACCGATCAAGATGCAGCAATGGGAGGAGCCATAGAGAAGGTCTTCACAGAATCATATCATGGACTGTGTACATTTCATATCATGCAAAATGCTATCAAACATTTAACTCAAGTGGGAGTGGAGGATGAAGTGGAGGATGAAGtggaggatgaagaaaaagaGCCTCATATTCTCACAGATTTTGGTGCTTGTATGTATGGATATGAGGACAAGGCGGCATTTGAAGAAGCGTTTGACAATATGAGGCTCAAAGTGCATAAGCAAACTTGGTTAGATAGCATCTACAAGGTGAAAGAAAAATGGGCAGAATGTTATATGAGAGATGTCTTTAGCTTGGGAGTGAGAAGTACACAATTAAGTGAGAGCTTCAACAATTCGTTGAAAAATCATTTGAAATCAGATTTTCATATTCTTCGGTTCTTGATGCATTTTGAGAGGACGGTGGAAGTAAAAAGAACAAAGGAATTGCAATCTGAATTCAATGCAAGAAAATATATACCAAGAATTAAGATGTTCACTCCTATGTTGGTGGAAGCAAGCAAAGTGTACACTTCGATTATATTTGAAGCTTTCCAAGGTGAGTATGAAAGATCAACGGCTGCATGTTGTAGAGTATTGGATGGAAATAACAGATTTTCCGTTGCTATTGCGAGTTTGCATGGTGATTTAGAGTTTGAGGAGGAGCGCATAGTGATAGGTGTTCAGAATCTAAATACTGATGAATGGCATGTCTAAATTTCTTATGAATATGAATGAAAACAGTATATTTGACTGTTGTTTGTACTGTTTCCGGACTAAAAGGCTGATGTTTATATTTTGTATTGTTCAAAACTGAATTTCTTGTGAATCTGGGTGCAAACAGTATTTTTGACTGTTGCTTGCACTGTTTCCGGACTAAAAGGTTGATGTTTGTATTTGTTTTGTTCAAAATTGTTGTTTGTACTGTTGAATGACTGAAAGATTTATATATGTATCATACAAAGTTTAAAACTGTGAAGTTTCAGAGCAATACTGGGAAGTTTCGGAGCAAAACTGTGAAGTTTCAGAGCATCTGGGCTGAACTGTGAAGTGGATGTCGTTTTTGCCTTAAAGTACTGCTGTACGTTGGATGGTTGCTGGACGTTGGATTTGAGGCCGCTGGGTACACGGTGACATGCCgtttgcatgtcacctgatctccatCCCTTGCGCCGTGCATCGCCCGCCGTCGCGGGGTCCAGGTTCTTGAAAGGTGCCTGCTGCTTGGCCATGGCCGACGTCCAGCGCCGGCGAGGGTTTTGGGGGATTTCTGAGTGGGGAgcaaagggtgtgtttggtagcccgggtcaAGGGAGAAATGCTATCTACCCTCATACAAGCTGACCCTAGCATGGTTGAGCACAGATTTTTTTCATGTGTTTGGTAGCTCAGGCCAACAGAGATATGCCGAGAGCGTCTGTTGTTTGGTAGGTTGCATTAGGTGAGAATAGCCATGGAGGTCTAGAATTTGCACAAAAATCCCTGCATACAAAAATGAAACACGACTGGATCCCTGTATGCAAATTAAAGAAGCAATCACACCCCTGTAAACATAGTTAAAAGCAATCGGATCCCTAAataaagcaatcgggtccctaaaaaaagcaatcgggtccctaaAAATTTTGGGCTGGAACTCCGGCGAGGCAGCTCCGGTGTGAGAGCTCCGGCGAGGCGAGGGAGCTCTGGCCGGCGGCAGCAGCTTCCTGTGCGCATCCCGTGGCTGTCCAGCTCATCGCCGCCCGCGTGAAGTGGACAGTGGCGACGGCGCCGTGGCTTTTGTAGTGCGCTCGGTTCCTGGGCCTTACTTGTTTATTGGGCCGAAATCCAACATAGGTTTCTTCAAGTCTAGATACTTCTTTCTAAATAAACAATCCGATGTTCACCAATATCATAAGAACAACTTTTTAAAAATCTCACACCATACAACCTTGGACTTCAAGCTTTACAGTTTATTTACTGAAACTTTTAATATAGAATGTAGGAAAAATATTTCAGCATTTTTATGACATAAATATTTTTTTAATGAATTTCTTTCGGGTTTTATGTATTTGAATATTTTATATTTTAAATTGCTCAAAAAATGGAGCTTTCTTCTTACATTCTAGTTATAGTTTTCAGCAAAAAGCAAACTTTCAAATCCATACTTTGTATAGTTTGTGAGAAGATAAAAAGAAAGAGAAACTCAAAACAGTATGGGCGTGtatgagcatctccaccggtagcccccaaataggcgccggTACCTTCGTTTGGGGTGCGCCGGCACTGCACCCTCTATTTGGGGAGCTGTTCCCACATCGGCACCCCCAAAACGGCGATCTCGATAGATGTTTTGAATTAAAATCATAAATAAATGCATAGAAAATTGAATAAGAAATATtttattccacaaactaatacataattgggaacgtggtttacatgaacatatagtttggaacatggttttccacaaactaatacatagtttgaaccatggttgacataaatataaaacattgcaaaaaaactaaacctaactaggccggtcatcgcaggtttcgtgtgttcgctgccaagaaagaacactcgagggcacacctagtcacccaaactggaaaatccagctagcaagggtgcccctgttggttctttcgaTGAAGAACATCCGAAAAATGCGAGCcgatattcgctgcgaagaaacaacactcgtcagtcgtcctcctcggcgtTGTCTACGTGGTAGTTTCGGCGGCAAcacgtgtcgtcgaacaccttgacgctcatgtccatgTCACCGcagtaggagaacacgagcacgGAGCCGGCTTGGAGAATGTGGTGGCGCACGAACTTCTCCCGGcagatgtggaggtacatcttgccgcgcgcgtcgtagatcacgtccacgatccaccggtagtagccgcacgaatcctcccgcagatgcagcgtgcccgagcggtcgtcgccggcgatgAAGTCGGCGAAGGTGTCCGGAAGCCTCTAGATgccgcgtgggtcgcccttgaggacgaggacgaactcgaacagcacgggcccctcctcgtccatctccggcgatgaagacgacggcgtcgTAGGCGACGGAGTGTGTGcacctctgccgcggccacgaccacggccgcaacCTCGGCCTCGACCAGACATGGCGTCGTCTTTTCAGATGGtggctgacgaggcggttcctcggcaatgcccaccatggggGCTTgggtttagagaaaggcgacgatggaagttccgggagcgaggcggtatacgacgtacccaggttcacgtccccgtggtggaggatcgctacgtcctgctagcaatccagtatatgaaaatatgtgtacaggaggccgccataggcggagttgttgtatctagtctagttctaatctgcgggttgcgatgtctaggcgtGTTGCCTCTATGTTCTATGTTTCTCATTgtgtgtccctaaggggtgcctCTGCcttgctttatatatcagccaagttagggtttacaagattcctagtaggattcgtattggagtcttTTTTCCTtctagtccaagttgaggcgcgtgcgggtccagcttgtcgagtcgtTGTGTTGGTCCAGCtttatagtttgcaccgggtatggcaatatcgagtacccgaagggttatgcccacatcagtagccccgagTGTCTGACCGAAGTGAAGCTTCAGACCTCGCAACATCGGTGATATCGTATGTGTTGCTGCAATTCACTATAATGCAATAAGTGCACGATTACAATGAGTTATATTATTCTTCTATCTGCCCCAAGGGCTTCCAAGATCTGGGTTATAAAGGTTCCAGATCTAGGGTTACAAGGTAGAGATCCTACCGGATACGGCTAAGCCTAAACTACGTAGGGTATTCCTTGTCGTGTACATCACGCATCCGAACAACCTTCACCATGGGCCGGATCGGACAACTTGTCTTCGGACTGGATCCCTCCTTTCTTGATTTccagcaactgggctgcccgatCGAGCCATAGGCCTCACCACCATCTTTGGGCCATCCAGGCTTAACATAATTTAGGGCCTATTGCGTTATACCTAGTTAGCATATCCACAACAGTCATCAACTAAACACTGATGTGGTGTTCCTGTTAAGATACACCACCATTATTTTATGGGAGGACGGACCTCTTTGTCCCACTTACCGGCGGCGTGTCCTTTTATCAGCACGTCACCAGTAACCATTTATGGTTCCTGGTGTTCCTGGTGGTGTTGATCTTTTTGCCACGCCACATGTAATACTATTGGCGTGGCAATATTTAGAAACTTCACTAACATAATAGGATCTACAAGCTAGTTCTCACTAGTATGTGGGTGATAACCTACACACCTATCATATTCTCGTAGTTATTGTGATCAAATACCAGAACCGTCAAGGATCTAGTGTAAAGTGTCTTTGAATACCAGAAACTATCCTTTTATAAAGTCATGTCTATTAACAAACTTTCACCATCATACTGTGTCCATGACTATCTTGCCATCTTCCTCCTTCAGGTCGACATCCCAAATGCAGCCAGTGGAGCTCTTCAGCTAAATGATCTATGCACACTCACCGTCAAACCAAGGCTCAAAGGCACTAGGGTCTTCTCCTCATGAGCGTTTGATGGCCTCCCCATCCGAGCAGCATAGGGCACTCCTATCTTCTTCAATGACGAGCTCTCTCCAAGCTTCTTGTCTCATTAAATTCTCCATGTCTCATCCCTGCTTGGCTTGCGGGGAGATGTTATAAGTGCCTCGCTCCTAGCCATCGTGCGGCGACTTGTCGAGATCCATTCAGGTGCTTCGTTGCCTTGAGAAGAGTCATTAGGCATGCGAGTGCCGCAATATTTGGTGTTTGCTCAGCTTGTTAGCAAGCCATGCTGCCTTGTTGTTGCTCAATACTGCCACGAGCATTTTCAGCCTCCAACTCCTCAGTGGAATCTGATAGAAGTCCCGCTCTCATTCGAGATGTCTTGTCTTGTTTGTTAGACATTGGTCGTTTCTACTCCTGCCGGCTACTCCTGCTGCCTCTATGGCCCCTCCTGTCCGTGGTCCACTTTGGAGAAGCAGCTGCTATATTTTAAACTCTTTCTTGAAATAGGTTTTTATTTcgttatattaatatagcaaccacatGATACAACAAACATGATGAAACCGTAACACAACCAAACCAGAAAAAAATGGTAAAGAAACAAATGCTAACCTCACAGACCGGCGAAAAGGACGACGACCCTCAAACACTGCGCTCTCCAGAGAAGACGATGGCTTCCTTTTTGGCTTGAGGAGACAGTCGAGCCTCTAGATCTTATCCGTACTGTACTGGCTTGCTGGCTTTACGACCTGGGATAAGTCGGTTCTAATTCTTCACGCGAGTCCTTTGGGTGCAGGTTGAATCGGCCCTTTCGTGTTGCCAGCTTTTTTCACACGAGCCGTGGAGATTTTGGTCCAGCATAGCAAGCGCGTACACGTACGCCCGAGTTAGCGACGCATGTGACTCGAGTGTCCATCAATCGTGGCTGGTGATCAGTGATCAGCTTCAGGCGACGCCCTTTAATTTGCTTTAGATTCTTTTTTCTGATATTCGCTCATTTTGCTTTTAAAAAACCAAAATGGTAATTcgctttcttttttttttgcgggagaAAAGACTGATATTAATCCAGACAAATTACAGATAGGTCCCCAGAAGAAAAAAAGATTACAGTCCAACCCATCTGCAACTCGGCTACGGAAGCAACCACCAGCGCCGTCGGTGGCGCGCCGCCACTCAAGCTCCCCTCGTCGCCTTGGAACAGGAGCTCCCCAGAGCCACCGGGAAGTCGCCGAGCGCCGATCCCTAAGAATCTACGCCAGAAGAAGCCGCCATCGCCACGCTGAATCACATCAGCACCTTCCTCAGGAACTTCGCCAGCCAGATCCGCCGTCTCGCGAGATCCAGCGATGGGGAAGACGAGCCCCGCAGCTCCGCAAAACCGCAGGGTCGACGGGGACTGCAGATCGACGCCGGTCCTCCAAGGAGCACCTGCAACGAGATGAAGGTCTGCCGCCCACAAAACCACACCGCCGACGCCTCCAACACCACGACGCCGCCGGCTGGTCACCACACGCACCCCTACGCTATATACACAGCGCGAATCGGTGTTCCCCcgtcctcccgccgccggagcggccggcgGAGGGCGAGGGAAGCGCCGATCCGGCGCCGGTGAGGTGGGACGCTTTCTTAATGTGACAGAAAATTTGCTTGAACTTTCTGCGGTCGCCAAACAAAAAAATTCATGTTACCTATCTTTGGAAAATACATACCAACAAGACTATAAATATTCTAGGTCACCCTAAAATATTTCAGAAATTCCTGTCTATATTTCTAGAATTTTTGGACGGCATTTCTAGTGTTTATTTATCAGCATTGCTAGAAATTTTTATTGGTATTTCTCATGGCGTAGTATTCAAATTTTTATAATAGTTCGGAAAATGTGAAAAAAATTACACTGACAAATATTatcagcattgctagaattttatTGCAGACCCCTTAGTTCGTAAATAGATAATGTTGTAGATCTCGATATATAGTCTCCAATATTCTTAGTTGACCACCAAATTTTATGCGGATTTGTTACTCCTCAACTTGGTGCTCAATCGACGCCCCAACGACCGCGAGCGGGAGTCGCTCTCTTCTCTTTCCCCTTTCTCTGCTCAAAAGGGAGACTACAGAGGCGACCGGTCTGCCGGCGGTGGATCTGGTGGCTCCTCTCCTCCGCGAGCTTTGTGCTCGCCGGTGGGTGAGGGGCTGCCGGATCGACCGTGCGGATCTGTATAGAAGTGCACACAGAAGATCCTTCAAGGGCTTTTTTGCATATTTTTGTTCAGGGTCTTTTGTGTAATTGTTCCGGGTGACGTGTCCCTCTGGTATCTTCCAGAGCGTGACCGCGTGTGTTGTAATGTGCTTCTGTTTACATGAATGAAATACGTGGTTtgcttcaaaaaaaaagaaaaaaaaacttggtGCTCAATCAAGTTCACAATCAACATGTTTGCATCGCGATTTTGTGCGGTTCATAAGTTGCAAGTGGAGGGTTGCAACTCAGATTTTTTTCGGGACGCAACTGGGATTTTTTAGTTACAAATCAAGTTGGAACTTAGATTTTTCCAATTACTAATTAGGTTGCAATTGAATTTCCAAACTGCAAGTGAGTTGTAATTGAAAAAATGGTTCACACACTATAAAAACATGGGATGACATCAGTTGACCGAGCGGTCTAAGCTAATTCTCAATAGACGGAGGATTAGACACACCCAATTTTATAAGTAattttactaaaatatgaactttAATATTATACCAATAATTTTCTTGATTGAACTAATGATATCATTTTCACACCACTATCCTAAATCTAATGATATATCCTAATCAATGGTTTTATAAAAAGTGACTGCCTTATATTTCATGAAAGTTGTGTAATATACGAATGGGATCTGAATTTGATATTTCCACATCTTCCAGCTAAGATCTAATTTAAGGCCCCCGTGCGGCTGTGCTCCCTCCTTTACACGTAACGAAACAATGCATGTGACACGTCAACTAATTGTTTGCTTTATGCCAAAGTCCAATCCTGGATCGCCAGCATGTCAACCTCTCCACGCAGGCAAGCAAAGCTTTGCCATAACTCCATTGCACGAGCATCCTCACGGATACACAGCCTAGCAGTCCAAGAGTACGAGAAAGACGATCTGGATCGATAGGTCGATGCAAACGTCTCTCCTCTCTCTTTGCTAGCTAGCTTGCCATGAGCTGTTCACTCTCCCTCTCTCTGTCTATGGTGTCTTTAAGAACCCTACAGATCTTACCATTGCGACTTCCATCTAGCTTCACCTCAGTATCCATCTTGCATTTCATCTATCCATGCCTACCCATGTCCCCATGATCATTCTTCTGCTTCTGCTGGTGGTTTCTGCGGCGGCCGGCGGTGAGGGGAGGGTTAGGCCGCCGCCGACGTCGGTGCCGTTGAGAGCCCGGCTGCACCGCCGGCAGCCGATCTTCCGCTCGCGGGCGGCCAACGGGTGCATGCCTCGCAGGTTCCGAGTGCCCCCGTCGGCGCCCAGCCGGTATGTCAACTACCACACCCTCGACGCCGGCGTGTGCGGCGACCACGGAGGTGGTGGTCGGAAGCCGTGAGTTCTTTTCGAGGACGTACGTTGAgctatacacacacacacacgataTATATACGAGTCATGCTTAAAGAGTGAGCCGATATCTGTAAGCTGTCCAATATATGATATGGCGATGTTTTTCACCCTTTCTTCAAAGAAGCGAAGGTTTGATTTGCAGTGTGAACAATAATTTCTTGTTATTTTCATCTCTCACACCCTGTACGTTAAATAAGTTCAGATCAACTTTTCGGTCGATCTTCAGGAG
This region of Lolium perenne isolate Kyuss_39 chromosome 2, Kyuss_2.0, whole genome shotgun sequence genomic DNA includes:
- the LOC127331147 gene encoding F-box/FBD/LRR-repeat protein At1g51370, translating into MEVMLSYIYASLPDFPLYDGRRLPPALATPDGADRLTRLPRELRRKIVSRLPVKDAARTAVLSWRWRTIWHSTPLVLIDAHLLPKGQGFPPTYSASSPPVAAAVSSILEAHPGPFSCVHLVCSRMGAHRPQLARWLQLLAAKGVQDLVLVNRPWPRDVPLPATLLSISTLTRLYLGLWKLPGAAALRGASLPHLRELGLCCVEMEHGDIDSLVARSPVLEILNILACFKGLRLRVVSQSLRCVQICLSIMENITVVKAPRLERLNLYASCNTATGHGLCTRVRIGDAPKLQAFGYLEPVHVLEIRDTIIMAGIKPSTSTMVTSVRFLSLIVRFGVRNDVKMLPTFLRCFPNMESLHILSQKCDKPTGNLTLKFWEESGPIDNIVSRVNMMSLREFKGEPSEVGFLEFFFRSARVLKTAIIVMANPSFTPFLKDVAFSKVRRSSRNMASKSCQVHVLGSNGPDGGEVWSFKTGANFSFQDPFSVAEVLGRC
- the LOC127331145 gene encoding protein FAR1-RELATED SEQUENCE 5-like, with product MGSIGNRIPEVGMRFRNSDEAWDFWVQYGGHIGFDVRKRNTIKSRTDGTITSCRFVCSNEGFRRKSQLDHEPKRIRAETRTNCKVRMIVSFDRVAKFFEVTEVDLEHNHLLQLPQTCYLLASQRKISDVQALEIETADDSGIMPKASHEFACRLAGGKFNVGYTLTDQKNHLRTKRQREMAYGQAGSMLKFFRDKIGENPSFQYHLQLDCEEHIANIFWADAKMLLDYAHFGDVVTFDTTFGTNKEYRPFGIFLGLNQFRETTIFGAALMFDETRDSFIWLFETFLAAHNGRQPRTIYTDQDAAMGGAIEKVFTESYHGLCTFHIMQNAIKHLTQVGVEDEVEDEVEDEEKEPHILTDFGACMYGYEDKAAFEEAFDNMRLKVHKQTWLDSIYKVKEKWAECYMRDVFSLGVRSTQLSESFNNSLKNHLKSDFHILRFLMHFERTVEVKRTKELQSEFNARKYIPRIKMFTPMLVEASKVYTSIIFEAFQGEYERSTAACCRVLDGNNRFSVAIASLHGDLEFEEERIVIGVQNLNTDEWHV